Within the Magnetospirillum sp. 15-1 genome, the region TCGTGGTTGAGATGTAGGCAGCACAATGCCGTGGCGCAAGCGCGCCAGCCTAATCCTTGGCGAAATCGGGAGCGGCGTCGGGCGTGGCGGTCTGCAGCGCCATGGCGTGCAGTTGGCCGCCCATCTTGCCCTGCATGGCGGCAAAGACCATCTGATGCTGGGCGACGCGGCTCTTGCCACGGAACGCCTCGGAAATCACCAGGGCCGAGTAATGGTCGCCGTCGCCGCGCAAATCCTCGATGATCACTCTGGCGTCGGGAATGCCCTCGCGAATCAGGGCTTCGATCTCACTGGCTTCCATAGGCATGGCGTGTCTTTCCTAAAGCTCCCCTTCCGCGCCCACAATACGGGGCCGCCTTGGCGGTCGCAACAGCGCTATAACCCCAAAGCCGACAGGGTTGACGGTCCGACGATGCCGTCGGCGGTCAACTTGTGGGAGGTCTGGAAGGCGATCACCGCATTCCGGGTATCGTCGCCGAAATAGCCATCCGCCTCGATACCAAGCCGGGTCTGCACCGCCCTGACGTCGTCGCCCTGCATCAGGGGGGTGCTGAGGCGCAGGATGCGGTCGCCCGCCGCGGCCGCCGATGCCCGTACCGGGGCCGCCGCGCCGTCCAGCACCTCCGGGGAAAGCTGAACGCCGCGCACGGTGAGCGGCAGCGGCAAGTCCCAGGCGCCGGCGGCGATCAGAGCGTCGAAGGCATCCATGCGGTAGACGCATTTGCGCAGCAGGGTATTGGAATTCCCCGCCAGCCAGGCGCGCCGCGTCGCCACATAGGCGGCGACCCAGGTCTTCTGGTCGGTGCCGGGCATGGGATGGGCGGCCAGCGTCCGGTCACGCATGGCCTTCCACGAGCCGTGGACCATGCTGTCGTAGACCACAGCCACCGACAGCCCGAGATCGAGGTTCAGGGCCGAGGCATAGCTGACGGCCGGCGTCCAGTAGATGCGGTCGAAAAAGGCATCCTGGCAGGCCTGCATCACCGGGTCGTCACCGGCGCCATGCAGCAGCCCCCGAAAGGCGGTATCGGTGTTGAGCGCCGGATCGCAGTTTTCCAAACGCGGCAGATAGGGCGACAGCGCACCGGCCAGGGCAGCCCCGGCGGCGGCGCAGTAATCCTTGATCAGCAGGTAGAGGTTGCCGCTGGCCAGGGTGGTCTGCGATCGCCCATAGGTCAGTTGCCCGCTGTCGCCGGCCAGCAGGGTCACCTGCCCATAATCCCCCAGGGCGCGCCCCGTCTCGAAAATATTGACGATGGCCTGAGCGGTTCTTTTTTGCAGGTCGGTCAACGGCATCACGCACCCTTACGCTGTTAAGCTAAAGCGTATTGCAATTATTCGCCGACAACAAGCCCATGAAAAAGGCCCGCCCCATGCCGGGGCGGGCCTTGCTTCGCAGTCTCTGCCTCAGTGGCCCGACATTTCCTCGCCCATATAGGCGGGCAGCCAGCCCTCGTTGGCCTCGGCCAGTTCGTAGACCGGCACGGCGCGGCCGCCGACACTGATGACGTGGCCGCCGGTCTTGCCGATGACGCGGGCGGTGGTGTCATGCTCGGCCGCCTCTTCCAGCACGCTGGCGAGGTCGTTGTCGGAGATTTCCAGGATGTAGCGCCCCTGATCCTCGCCGAAGCACCAGGCGTGCAGCGGCAGGTTCGAGGGAGCATCCAGCTGGGCGCCGATATGGCCGTCGGAAGCCATGGCCATCTCGGCCACCGCCACCAGCAGACCGCCGTCGGAGACGTCGTGGCAGGCCAGCACCTGACCGTCCTGGATCAACTGGCGGACCAGCTCGCCGGCGCGGCGCTCGCGATGGAGCGCCACGGGCGGCGGAGCACCGTCCTCCCGCTTGCAGATTTCCCGCAGGTAGAGGGACGACCCCAGCCAGCCCTTGGTCTCGCCGATCAGCACCACGGACGAACCGGCGGCCTTGAACGGCACGGTCGCCGACTTGCTGACGTCTTCCAGCAGGCCGACGCCGCCCACCGCCGGGGTGGGCAGGATGGCGGTGCCCTGGGTCTCGTTGTAGAGCGAGACGTTGCCGGAAACCACGGGGAAGTCCAGTTCCTTGCAGGCCTGGCCCATGCCGCGGATGGCCTCGACGATCTGGCCCATGATCTCGGGCTTTTCCGGATTGCCGAAGTTCAGATTGTCGGTGATGGCCATGGGCAGGGCGCCGACCGCCGACAGATTGCGATAGGCCTCGGCCACCGCCTGCCGCCCGCCCTCGTAGGGATCGGCCAGCACATAGCGCGGCGTCACGTCGGTGGTGATGCCCACCGCCTTGTCGGTGCCGTGGATGCGCACCACGGCGGCATCGCCGCCGGGGCGGCCCACGGTATCACCCATCACCATGTGGTCGTACTGGGAGTAGATCCAGCGCTTGGAGGCCAGATCGGGGCAGGCCACCAGGGTCTTCAGCGCCTCGGCCGGGCAGACCAGTTCGACGTCCTTGGCCTCGACCACCGGGCGCTTGGCCGGCGCCGTCCACGGACGGTCGTATTCGGGCGAGGCCAGGGCCAGCGGATCGATGGGCAGGTCGGCCACCACCTCGCCATGGCGCTTCAGCACCATGCGGCCGGTGTCGGTCAGCACGCCCACCACGGCGAAGTCCAGTTCCCACTTGTCCATGATGGCCTTGGCCTTGGCCTCGGCCTCGGGGCCGGGCTTCAAGACCATCAGCATGCGTTCCTGGCTCTCGGACAGCATGATCTCGTAGGCGCTCATGCCCTCTTCGCGCATGGGCACGGCGTCCAGGTCCATCTCGATGCCCAGGCCGCCCTTGGATGCCATCTCGAACGACGAGGAGGTCAGGCCGGCGGCGCCCATGTCCTGGATGGCGACGATGACGTCGGTGGCCATCAGTTCCAGGCAGGCTTCGATCAGCAGCTTCTCGGTGAAGGGATCACCCACCTGCACGGTGGGGCGCTTCTCCTCCGACTTCTCGTCGAACTCGGCCGAGGCCATGGTCGCGCCGTGGATGCCGTCGCGACCGGTCTTCGAGCCGAAATAGACCACCGGGTTGCCGATGCCGGCGGCCGCCGAGTAGAAGATCTTGTCCTTGTCGGCCAGACCCACGGTCATGGCGTTGACCAGGATGTTGCCGTTGTAACTGGGGTGGAAATTGGTCTCGCCGCCCACGGTGGGCACGCCGACGCAATTGCCGTAGCCGCCGATGCCGGCCACCACGCCCGCCACCAGATGGCGGGTCTTGGGGTGCGAGGGGTCGCCGAAGCGCAATGCGTTCATGTTGGCGATGGGCCGCGCGCCCATGGTGAACACGTCCCGGAGGATGCCGCCCACGCCGGTCGCCGCGCCCTGATAGGGCTCGATGAAGCTGGGGTGGTTGTGGCTTTCCATCTTGAAGACGATGGCCTGGCCGTCGCCGATGTCGATGATGCCGGCATTCTCGCCCGGACCGCAGATCACCCACGGCGCCTTGGTCGGCAGGGTCTTCAGCCACTTCTTCGACGACTTGTAGGAGCAGTGCTCGGACCACATCACCGAGAAGATGCCCAGTTCGGTAAGATTGGGCTCGCGGCCCATGATCTCGAGAATCTTCTGGTACTCGTCGGGCTTGATGCCGTGCTGGGCGATGACTTCGGGAGTAATCTTGCTCATTATTTCAGTCCCTCAAGCGCCGGGCGTTCGCTCACGCTCACCTGGCTCCTCCGCTTCGCTCCGGGGCGCTCAATGCGCCCGCGCTCGCCATGCTCGCTCATGACAGCGCCTCCACCAGCGAATCGAACATGGCCTTGCCGTCACGCCCGCCCAGCAGGTCCTCGGCCAGACGCTCGGGATGGGGCATCAGGCCCAGCACCGTCTTGGCCCCGTTGTACACGCCGGCCACGTTGGACAGGGCGCCATTGGGATTGGCGGCGTCGGACACCACGCCGGACCTGGAGCAGTAGCGGAACGCCACCTGCCCGTTACCTTCCATGGCGCGGAAGGTCTCGGCATCCACGAAGTAATTGCCTTCGGCATGGGCGATGGGATAGCGCACCACGTCGCCCAGCCTGTGCTTGCGGGTGAAGTCGGTGTCGGCGTTCTCCACCCGCAGGCAGACGTCCTTGCAGATGAACTTGAGATTGCGGTTGCGCATCAGCACGCCCGGCAGCAGCCCCGTCTCGGTCAGGATCTGAAAACCGTTGCAGATGCCCAGCACCCGGGTGCCCTTCTCGGCCTTGGCCTTGACCTCGCGCATGATCGGCGAGTGCGCCGCCATGGCGCCGCAGCGCAGGTAGTCGCCATAGGAGAAGCCGCCCGGGACCACGATCAGGTCCAGGTCGGGAAGCTGGGTGTCGCGGTGCCACACCATGAGGGGCTTGGAGCCCATGCTTGCTTCCAGCGCCACGGCGACGTCGCGGTCGCAGTTGGAGCCGGGGAATACGATGACGGCGGCTTTCAAGGGCGTTGCCTTCACGCAGGGGAAATGGAAGGCTCTGTGTACCCCGGAACCGATTCGGATTCCAGTCCCGCCTCCGCCTTTATCGCATTCCGTCCAGGACGGTTCGGGCCAGATTCCCCACACGTTCCAGGTTGTCCTGCCCCTGGGACATCATCATCTGGATAGCGGCCAGAAGTTCGGCCCCGTCGGATACGCCGCTCTCCAAGATGCGGCGCAGCACCGTCCCCTGGGCGGTGGCGGCGATGGTCTCCACGTTGCGCAGATGGTCGGCGGCATCCTGCACGGCCAGGGCCATGGTCTGGGCGATCTGGATGTCGGCCATGATGCGGGCCGCCTCCAGGGCGGCGGCGCCGCAGGCCGGAAACGCCGGAAGCCCGGCGTCGCTCACGTGGTCACCTTAAGCAGGGCCATGATCGCCTGGGTGGTGGCGGCCTGGGAGGTGACATAGCTCTGCTGCTGGTTGTTGGTGGCGTTATGGGCGGCATTGGACAGCGCCTGGGCCGTGGCGGCGTACAGGTTGCCCATGGCGATGGCGGGCGCATCCCCCAGGACCTTGACGTTGGCCTGGGTGACGGAATCGGTGATCTGATCGTTGACGGCGGTGGGAAAGGCCATGACGGATCATCCTCGGCTGGTTGCGGGGCGGGGGGCGAAATCGGCGTCGAGCAATCCCTTGCAGACCATGGCGACCGCTGCCGCGCCGATCTGCCGGGAGCAGGCTTGGGCATGCGGCCCGGCCAGCATGGCGAGACCGGCGGCATGGGCCATGGAATGCAGCGCCATGGCCAGGGCGGTTTCGGCCGCCTGGTGCGGATCGGCCGGCGCCGAGACCGGGGCGGAGACCACAGGTTCGGGAGCGTCGCCCATGGCGGTCAAACCGCCTTGCCGTCGAGCAGGGCCATGACGCAGCGGGTGGTCACCGCCTGAGCCATGGTGAAGGCCTGTTGCTGCGCGGCGACGGCATTGGCCGCCGCCAGTCCCTGGGCGTGGGCGGTTGCCAGGAACAGCGACCCCAGGGCCTCGGCCGGCGCACTGCCCAGAACCGAGACGTTACTCTGGGTCACTGCATCGGTAATCTGGCCGTTGACGGCGGTGGGAATGGCCATGTCGCTCTCCAAATGCTGAGTGGTGGAAGGTTCGGCGCTGTCGGGCGGAACGTCGGCGGCCGACGGCGAACCGTCCTCGGCCGAAGACTCTGGGGACGAATCGTCCATGAGTGCGGACTCCGCTAATCAGGTGGTCCAATAGCACTCATGAGAACATGAATTTTGCCGATTGCGATAGAGTCGAAATGTATCGACAACTTTTCGTTATATCAGCAGGCAAGGCCGATGATGGCCGCGCGGTCGGCGCGGTACGGCATGCTTCCGGAATCGGAGAAAAATCAGGCGGCGCGGGTGAGCGTCGGCTCGATACGCAGCGGAGCATTCCCCGCCACCCGATCCAGGGTCTCGCGGATATGGTCGGCTTCACGCTCGTCGCCGCTGGTGGCGAAACGGGCGCCCAGGCGCCGGGCGAGCCAGCGGCCCACGGTGCCCGAACGGCCACGGCCGTTGCGGCAGACCACCAACACCTCGCCGATGCCCTTGTCGGCCAGCGACGCGGCGAAGGCGGCGATATCGGCGGCATCGGCGGCGATGAACGGACGCCAGGGAATATCCGTGCCGAACAGACGCCCGGCCAGGGCCTCGAACACCGCGCGGTTGCGGCCCCACAGCCGGGTGATCAGGTGGCCCTTCACGCCCAGCGCCGAGGAATCCATATCCCAGAACGCCAGGGTCAGCGTCGCCCCCCAACCCGCCTGGGCCAGGCTCCGCCCCTCGGCCCGCCACGCATCGGTGGGGTCGCAGATACGCAGCACCGCCGCATCCTTGCGGGGCGCCATGCCTTCGAACTCACCGGTACGGAATGCGGAAACCAACATGAGGGGGCTCGCGAACATGCCTCGATAATTCAGATATCGTGCATGTTGCGTCGCAATGCAAGTGCGCCGGTGGAATAGCCCTATGCGTTTTCCGCCTTGTCCGAGGATTCACTTATCGGAATCTGCCGCCACCAGCGCGGCCAGCCCGACGAAGGCGGGCAGCGGATGGGTGATCAGCCAGGTGGGAATGGCGGCCAGATAGGGCTGGAACCGTCCATGCGCCTCGAAGCGCGTCCGGAACGACGACAGGCGGAAAGCGTCGGCCATGCGCGGCAGAATGCCGCCGGCGATATAGACCCCACCCTTGGCCCCCAGGCTGAGCGCCAGATTGCCGGCCGCCGTGCCCATCATGGCGAAGAAGGTCTCCACCGCCTCGCGGCTGACGGGGCAAGAGCCGTCCAGCCCCCGCTTGGTGATGACGTCGGGGGTGGAAAATACCGCCTGATGCCCCGACAGGGCCGCCACCGCCTGATAGAGGTTGACCAGCCCCTGGCCCGACAGCACGCGCTCGGCCGAAACATGGTCGAACTGGCTGCGCAGACGGTCGAGGATGCGGGCCTCGCGCTCGGTGGCGGCGGCCATGGTGACGTGGCCTCCCTCGGTGGCCAGGGCCGTCCACTCACCGTCGGCCGACGGGATCAGGGCCGACACTCCCAGGCCGGTTCCCGGCCCCAGCACGGCGATGGGCAGGCCGGGCTCGGGCGCTCCGCCGCCGATGGCGATCAGGTCGGCGGACTTCAGATGACGGACCGACAGGGCGACGGCGGTGAAGTCGTTGACCACCTCCAGGCGCTCGAGCCCCAGGGCTTGGCGCGTGGCGTCGATGGAGAAGCGCCAGGGGGAATTGGTCAGTTCGATGCGGTCGCCGTCGATCACCGAGGCCACGGCGAAGGCGCCATGCCGGGGCGCCGCCCCTCCCCCCTGGTCGGCGAGATAGGCCTTGATGGCCGGAGCCGGCCCCTCGTAATCGGCGCAACGCAGCACCAGCGGATTGACCGCCTCGCCATCGGCGCCCACCAGGGCGAAACGGGCATGGGTGCCGCCGATATCGGCGACCAGAACAGACTCCGGCCCGCTCATGCCTTCTTCTTTCCCTTGCCGTTACCGTTGCCGGTCAGCG harbors:
- the glk gene encoding glucokinase; the encoded protein is MSGPESVLVADIGGTHARFALVGADGEAVNPLVLRCADYEGPAPAIKAYLADQGGGAAPRHGAFAVASVIDGDRIELTNSPWRFSIDATRQALGLERLEVVNDFTAVALSVRHLKSADLIAIGGGAPEPGLPIAVLGPGTGLGVSALIPSADGEWTALATEGGHVTMAAATEREARILDRLRSQFDHVSAERVLSGQGLVNLYQAVAALSGHQAVFSTPDVITKRGLDGSCPVSREAVETFFAMMGTAAGNLALSLGAKGGVYIAGGILPRMADAFRLSSFRTRFEAHGRFQPYLAAIPTWLITHPLPAFVGLAALVAADSDK
- the purL gene encoding phosphoribosylformylglycinamidine synthase subunit PurL produces the protein MSKITPEVIAQHGIKPDEYQKILEIMGREPNLTELGIFSVMWSEHCSYKSSKKWLKTLPTKAPWVICGPGENAGIIDIGDGQAIVFKMESHNHPSFIEPYQGAATGVGGILRDVFTMGARPIANMNALRFGDPSHPKTRHLVAGVVAGIGGYGNCVGVPTVGGETNFHPSYNGNILVNAMTVGLADKDKIFYSAAAGIGNPVVYFGSKTGRDGIHGATMASAEFDEKSEEKRPTVQVGDPFTEKLLIEACLELMATDVIVAIQDMGAAGLTSSSFEMASKGGLGIEMDLDAVPMREEGMSAYEIMLSESQERMLMVLKPGPEAEAKAKAIMDKWELDFAVVGVLTDTGRMVLKRHGEVVADLPIDPLALASPEYDRPWTAPAKRPVVEAKDVELVCPAEALKTLVACPDLASKRWIYSQYDHMVMGDTVGRPGGDAAVVRIHGTDKAVGITTDVTPRYVLADPYEGGRQAVAEAYRNLSAVGALPMAITDNLNFGNPEKPEIMGQIVEAIRGMGQACKELDFPVVSGNVSLYNETQGTAILPTPAVGGVGLLEDVSKSATVPFKAAGSSVVLIGETKGWLGSSLYLREICKREDGAPPPVALHRERRAGELVRQLIQDGQVLACHDVSDGGLLVAVAEMAMASDGHIGAQLDAPSNLPLHAWCFGEDQGRYILEISDNDLASVLEEAAEHDTTARVIGKTGGHVISVGGRAVPVYELAEANEGWLPAYMGEEMSGH
- a CDS encoding RebB family R body protein, which gives rise to MDDSSPESSAEDGSPSAADVPPDSAEPSTTQHLESDMAIPTAVNGQITDAVTQSNVSVLGSAPAEALGSLFLATAHAQGLAAANAVAAQQQAFTMAQAVTTRCVMALLDGKAV
- the purQ gene encoding phosphoribosylformylglycinamidine synthase subunit PurQ, whose amino-acid sequence is MKAAVIVFPGSNCDRDVAVALEASMGSKPLMVWHRDTQLPDLDLIVVPGGFSYGDYLRCGAMAAHSPIMREVKAKAEKGTRVLGICNGFQILTETGLLPGVLMRNRNLKFICKDVCLRVENADTDFTRKHRLGDVVRYPIAHAEGNYFVDAETFRAMEGNGQVAFRYCSRSGVVSDAANPNGALSNVAGVYNGAKTVLGLMPHPERLAEDLLGGRDGKAMFDSLVEALS
- a CDS encoding peptidoglycan-binding protein, producing the protein MPLTDLQKRTAQAIVNIFETGRALGDYGQVTLLAGDSGQLTYGRSQTTLASGNLYLLIKDYCAAAGAALAGALSPYLPRLENCDPALNTDTAFRGLLHGAGDDPVMQACQDAFFDRIYWTPAVSYASALNLDLGLSVAVVYDSMVHGSWKAMRDRTLAAHPMPGTDQKTWVAAYVATRRAWLAGNSNTLLRKCVYRMDAFDALIAAGAWDLPLPLTVRGVQLSPEVLDGAAAPVRASAAAAGDRILRLSTPLMQGDDVRAVQTRLGIEADGYFGDDTRNAVIAFQTSHKLTADGIVGPSTLSALGL
- a CDS encoding RebB family R body protein → MGDAPEPVVSAPVSAPADPHQAAETALAMALHSMAHAAGLAMLAGPHAQACSRQIGAAAVAMVCKGLLDADFAPRPATSRG
- a CDS encoding RebB family R body protein, producing the protein MAFPTAVNDQITDSVTQANVKVLGDAPAIAMGNLYAATAQALSNAAHNATNNQQQSYVTSQAATTQAIMALLKVTT
- a CDS encoding BolA family transcriptional regulator; this encodes MPMEASEIEALIREGIPDARVIIEDLRGDGDHYSALVISEAFRGKSRVAQHQMVFAAMQGKMGGQLHAMALQTATPDAAPDFAKD